Proteins from one Dioscorea cayenensis subsp. rotundata cultivar TDr96_F1 unplaced genomic scaffold, TDr96_F1_v2_PseudoChromosome.rev07_lg8_w22 25.fasta BLBR01000075.1, whole genome shotgun sequence genomic window:
- the LOC120253408 gene encoding LOB domain-containing protein 38-like yields MSCNGCRVLRKGCSEECALRASIDWIYGAEEQGNATLFVAKFFGRTGLMTFITATDHSHRPDLFRSLLYEACGRTVNPVSGAVGLLLTGNWDLCEAAVETVLRGGAPKPISSDLDLSSLGGSLEKSGTMSSEIDGGGDRRIPPRLLNLFV; encoded by the exons ATGAGCTGCAATGGCTGCCGGGTGCTGCGCAAGGGCTGCAGCGAGGAGTGCGCGCTGCGAGCAAGCATCGACTGGATCTATGGCGCCGAAGAGCAGGGCAACGCCACCCTTTTCGTTGCCAAGTTCTTCGGCCGCACCGGCCTCATGACCTTCATCACCGCCACTGATCACTCTCATCGACCTG ATCTCTTCCGATCGCTGCTCTATGAGGCGTGTGGGAGGACGGTGAACCCGGTGAGCGGCGCAGTGGGGCTTCTTTTGACCGGGAACTGGGATCTCTGCGAGGCCGCCGTCGAGACCGTGCTCCGAGGCGGCGCCCCGAAGCCGATCTCCTCCGATCTCGATCTCTCCAGCCTCGGTGGATCGCTGGAGAAGTCGGGTACGATGAGCTCGGAGATCGACGGCGGTGGCGATCGTCGGATTCCTCCGAGGCTTTTGAATCTCTTCGTCTGA